Part of the Salinigranum rubrum genome is shown below.
GCGGTCGGCTCCCCCGACGAACTGATACGCGAACACGGCGGGGAGAGCACGCTCGCCGTCGAGACCGAGTCGGCACGGGAGGCGACCGACGCGCTCGACGGGAACTACGCGGTCTCGGTCGTCTCCGACGGACTCGTCGTCAGCGGGGTCGACCCGCGCGACATCGGCGACGTGGCGACGACGCTCGACGAGGCAGGCGTCGACTACGGCTCGTTGGCGTGGTCGGAGCCGTCGCTCGAAGACGTCTACCTGTCGCTCACCGGCGAGTCGTTCGAGGGGCAGGAGCGAGGCGTCACGCCGCCGGCGTCCGCGGGCGAGAGCGACGACGGGTCGGTCGCCGTCGGTGACGGTGCTGGTGCTGGTACGGGTGCGAGTGCGGGCACGGAGACGAGTGCGGGGCCGGAGGAGGGACGATGAGCCGCTTCGGTCGCGTCTCCGCCGAGTTCACCGCCGCCTGGTACTCCTTCCTCCGCCGTCGGACCGCGGTGTTCTTCACGTTCTTCTTCCCGGTCATCATCGTCCTCATCTTCGGCGTGCTGGTGCAGACCCAGCCCACCGGCGGCGGCCTGTTCGCGGAGCCTCCCGGCTACTACGTCCCCGGCTACCTGGCCGTCGTCGTGCTGTTCACGCCGCTGTCGCGCGTCGGCTCGACCGTCGCACGGCATCGGGAGGGAAACCGCTTCCAGAAGCTGGCGACGACGCCGCTGTCGCGCGGAGAGTGGCTCCTCGCACACACCCTCGTGAACGTGGTCGTCATCGGCCTCGCGGCGCTCGTGCTCCTCGTGCTCGTGGTTCTCCTGACCGGGGCGTCGGTTCCGCTCGCGCCCGCGAGCCTCGCGCTCGTCCCGTTCGTCGCCCTCGGGGTGGCGCTGTTCTGCGGACTCGGCTCCATCATCGGGCGGCTCTCGAGTTCCCAAGACGGCGTCATCGCCGCGAGCAACGCCGTCGCCCTCCCGCTTTTGTTCCTCTCGGAGACGTTCGTCACGACCGACCTCCTCCCGGCGTGGTTCCGGCCGGTGACCGCACTGTCGCCGCTGACGTACTTCGCACGCGGGGTGCGTGCGCTCACGTTCTCCGGTGGCGACTGGGCGGGTCCCCTCGGGATGCTCGCGCTCCTCGCAGTCGTCGTCTTCGCCGTGGGCGCCGTCGCGGTGCCGTGGACCGAATAGGAAAAGAGCGTCAGCCGTCACCCTGCGGCGTCGGCGTCGCCGTCGCGGGTTCCTCGATGCCGAGCCACGAGAGCTTGAGTTGCCCGGGCCACTGCTGGTCCTGGCTCCGGTCGCGGTGTGGCCGCGGTGAGACGCCCGTCGCGATGACGAACTCGCCGACCTGGTGGAGGTTCGCGTAGAGGTTCGGCCCGTCGTAGTCGTAGTACACGCGCGTCCACTCCCGGTTGGCCATGCTCGTCGTTCCGTCCTCACCGAGCGTCGTCGAGAGGAGCGTCTCCACCGCCGCCGCGGCCGCCTCCTCGTTCTCGAACCGCTGGAGGAAGACGGGGACGCCCGCGAACTGCTCGTCGTTGTCGGTGCCGGTGACGAGCCTGTTCGCCACGACGTACGCGTGGTCGACCCGCCCCTCGCGGGCGACCGTCGCGTCGAACACGTTCGTGTACGCCGGTTCGTAGTCGCCGACGCGTTCGCGCCACGCCTGCGTGTCTTCGAGGATGTCGACCGCCCCGTCGGAGAACGCGTAGATGTACCCGTTCGGGCGCTCGTTCTCGTGGTCGTAGATGTCGTGACCGGCGTCGTAGACGTGTGCGTGTGCGTAGACGCGCTGCCCGGTCGCGAACTCGTGTGCGTGCGGACGAACCGAGTCGCTCGCGCGGTCGCTGTACTCGTCGGAGAACGTCTGTGTCGTGAAGTTGTCCCCCGGTGGGTAGCTCACGCCGAAGATCGCCTGCTCGCCGCCGCCCGACATGAGGAGGCTGTGGAGCGGGTCTTCGATGGGGTGTGCCGAGAGGTTCTGGTCGAGGTACGACTCGTTCGTCACGCGGGTGTA
Proteins encoded:
- a CDS encoding ABC transporter permease: MSRFGRVSAEFTAAWYSFLRRRTAVFFTFFFPVIIVLIFGVLVQTQPTGGGLFAEPPGYYVPGYLAVVVLFTPLSRVGSTVARHREGNRFQKLATTPLSRGEWLLAHTLVNVVVIGLAALVLLVLVVLLTGASVPLAPASLALVPFVALGVALFCGLGSIIGRLSSSQDGVIAASNAVALPLLFLSETFVTTDLLPAWFRPVTALSPLTYFARGVRALTFSGGDWAGPLGMLALLAVVVFAVGAVAVPWTE